In Paenibacillus hexagrammi, the following are encoded in one genomic region:
- a CDS encoding DUF2975 domain-containing protein, producing the protein MNGKQGSTTFLKVIIFLIGIALLILCMYWIPVLTIKDVKAHPGGDYSIYPLLVCAYGCCISFSVALYQVFKLLTYIERNNAFSQLSLTSLKIIKKCAFTFILFSVFMIVSLKVISKISGDDAAGPISLSLMSILATSIIAAIVDTLQKPLKNYLEELFGVEGPIFQAERP; encoded by the coding sequence ATGAATGGTAAACAAGGTTCAACCACTTTCCTGAAGGTCATTATTTTTCTGATTGGAATTGCATTGCTTATTTTGTGTATGTATTGGATACCTGTGTTAACCATTAAAGATGTAAAAGCACATCCAGGTGGGGATTACTCAATATATCCTCTATTAGTATGCGCGTATGGATGTTGCATTTCGTTTTCTGTTGCGTTGTATCAAGTATTTAAACTATTAACCTATATCGAAAGGAACAATGCTTTCTCCCAGTTATCTCTTACATCTTTAAAGATTATAAAAAAATGTGCTTTTACATTTATCTTATTCTCTGTGTTCATGATCGTAAGCTTAAAGGTGATTTCTAAAATCTCAGGTGATGACGCAGCGGGGCCAATATCACTAAGTCTAATGAGCATTTTGGCAACAAGTATCATCGCGGCGATTGTAGACACACTTCAAAAACCATTAAAAAATTACCTGGAGGAATTGTTTGGAGTGGAGGGGCCAATTTTTCAAGCTGAACGACCGTGA
- a CDS encoding nucleotide excision repair endonuclease, giving the protein MINITIPTPDVTILKQDAPELSHIYGFTDFHLITREKGGIFMFYNNKDELLFVGKARKLRPRIKKHFEDTVSPIKNNRNEVTKIEVCVVEDPVEREIYETYIVNTYRAKYNVDKVLFN; this is encoded by the coding sequence GTGATCAACATAACCATTCCTACACCGGATGTTACCATTTTGAAGCAGGATGCTCCGGAGCTTAGCCATATTTACGGTTTTACTGATTTCCACTTGATTACCAGGGAAAAGGGCGGCATCTTTATGTTTTATAACAACAAAGATGAGCTATTGTTTGTAGGTAAAGCAAGGAAGCTGCGCCCAAGAATCAAAAAGCATTTTGAGGATACAGTGTCGCCTATCAAAAACAATAGAAATGAAGTAACAAAAATTGAGGTTTGTGTAGTTGAAGACCCGGTTGAAAGAGAAATCTACGAAACCTATATCGTGAATACATACAGGGCCAAATACAATGTAGACAAGGTTTTATTCAACTAA
- a CDS encoding HEAT repeat domain-containing protein, with amino-acid sequence MNIELTNEIPENFEELKKSANRTSNWRERLAAVEALGQFNDEQSIHILTRLMNNDAVYPIQEAAYRKLKALGEDVKLPSRKIGDLIKGTGKILVRIKKSLPDGHTFEEFKMKLQKMRSDVYDTYEGDKGADFDQWLEATWASLLKK; translated from the coding sequence TTGAACATTGAACTTACGAATGAAATCCCCGAGAATTTCGAAGAATTAAAGAAATCAGCCAATCGAACATCCAATTGGAGAGAACGTTTGGCAGCAGTTGAAGCGTTAGGTCAATTTAATGATGAACAAAGTATTCATATCCTAACGCGTTTGATGAACAATGATGCTGTTTATCCGATCCAAGAGGCAGCCTATCGCAAGCTCAAGGCATTGGGGGAAGATGTCAAGCTGCCATCAAGGAAAATAGGTGACTTGATAAAAGGTACAGGTAAAATTTTGGTGAGAATTAAGAAGAGTTTACCAGATGGCCATACGTTCGAAGAATTTAAGATGAAGTTACAAAAAATGAGAAGCGATGTCTATGATACTTACGAAGGTGACAAGGGGGCTGATTTTGATCAATGGCTTGAAGCGACGTGGGCCTCGTTACTGAAGAAGTAG
- a CDS encoding DUF3934 family protein: MSKAKGKGGTGRGTDKKGWNRWQASANRAKSTPKPYKSKGLKAAAEAAAKSEGSKSEKAKE, translated from the coding sequence ATGAGTAAAGCAAAGGGTAAAGGCGGTACAGGCAGAGGGACGGATAAAAAGGGCTGGAACCGTTGGCAAGCAAGCGCCAATCGAGCTAAGAGCACTCCTAAGCCTTATAAGAGCAAGGGACTTAAAGCAGCCGCGGAAGCCGCAGCAAAGTCAGAGGGCAGCAAAAGTGAGAAGGCCAAAGAGTAG